One genomic segment of Rivularia sp. PCC 7116 includes these proteins:
- a CDS encoding mechanosensitive ion channel domain-containing protein: MGWFQQLRQNILVFFRDIYKAELFKLDDGKSFTLDLFLQLIFYAVIAYIIGSLISRLISKTILSRFKIDRGTKEAISSVVGYLIAGIGFLIVLRGAGIDLSSLTVIAGVLGLGIGFGLQNISSNFISGITLLFEQPLKVGDLVEVDDLRGIVEKISIRSTVVRTLDNVFVIVPNQKFIENNIVNWSYRDKKCRVHIPVGVAYGTDTTLVTEALLAAARRHPRVLKQPTPKVWFKEFGDSSLNFELLVWVDEPPGIPQFKSDLNFSIENELNLRNINIPFPQRDLHLKNPQDLIQLFQGAGNLKVSDSNVSNDSPKTKIPDTASNSSGTQSLKDLLRQISYFQNCTPRQIRELIEQGFRQMLPPEQVICREGDPGNSFYVILSGSVEIYSEKLNKHIVNRHAGEFIGEMALLMGIPRSASIRTNEQTTLFVVDHTNLQRLLSNHPQLADQISAELATRSESLASMGILPEKIDSEQGMFKWIRSRINTLFEI, encoded by the coding sequence ATGGGATGGTTTCAGCAACTAAGACAAAATATTCTGGTATTTTTCCGGGATATATATAAAGCAGAACTTTTTAAGTTGGATGATGGTAAATCTTTTACTCTAGATTTATTTCTCCAACTCATTTTTTATGCCGTTATTGCTTATATTATCGGTAGTCTTATCAGCCGGTTAATTAGCAAGACTATATTAAGCCGATTTAAGATTGATAGAGGTACCAAAGAAGCAATTTCTTCAGTCGTTGGTTACTTGATTGCTGGAATAGGTTTTTTGATTGTTCTTAGAGGTGCTGGCATCGATCTCAGTTCCTTAACTGTTATTGCTGGGGTATTAGGGCTTGGTATTGGTTTTGGATTGCAAAATATTTCGAGTAATTTTATTAGCGGTATTACACTATTATTTGAACAGCCTTTAAAAGTTGGGGATTTAGTAGAAGTTGATGATTTACGAGGAATTGTAGAAAAAATTTCGATTCGTTCTACAGTAGTTCGTACTTTAGATAATGTTTTTGTAATTGTACCCAATCAAAAGTTTATCGAAAATAATATTGTTAACTGGAGTTATCGAGATAAAAAATGTCGAGTTCACATTCCGGTAGGAGTTGCTTACGGTACCGATACAACCTTAGTCACCGAAGCACTTTTAGCTGCAGCGAGAAGACACCCCCGCGTACTAAAGCAACCCACTCCTAAAGTTTGGTTTAAAGAATTTGGTGATAGTTCCTTGAACTTTGAACTATTAGTTTGGGTAGATGAGCCACCGGGTATTCCTCAATTTAAAAGCGACTTAAATTTTTCTATTGAAAATGAATTAAATCTGCGGAATATTAATATTCCTTTCCCTCAAAGGGATTTACATCTAAAGAATCCTCAAGATTTAATTCAATTATTTCAAGGCGCTGGTAACTTAAAAGTCTCAGACAGCAATGTTTCTAACGATTCCCCTAAAACAAAAATTCCAGATACCGCTTCTAACTCTTCAGGAACTCAAAGTTTAAAAGATTTACTGCGTCAAATTAGTTATTTCCAAAACTGTACTCCCCGACAAATTCGAGAATTAATCGAACAGGGTTTCAGACAGATGTTACCCCCAGAGCAAGTTATTTGTCGTGAAGGAGATCCCGGTAACTCGTTTTACGTTATTCTTTCTGGCTCTGTAGAAATCTATTCCGAGAAGCTTAACAAGCATATCGTCAACCGTCATGCTGGTGAATTCATCGGAGAAATGGCACTGTTAATGGGGATTCCCCGTTCTGCTAGTATACGTACAAACGAACAAACAACCTTATTTGTTGTAGACCATACCAATTTACAAAGACTATTATCCAATCATCCTCAATTAGCAGATCAAATTTCCGCAGAACTTGCAACCCGTAGCGAATCTTTAGCAAGCATGGGAATTCTACCAGAGAAAATTGATTCCGAACAAGGTATGTTTAAGTGGATTCGTAGCCGCATAAACACTTTGTTTGAAATTTAA
- a CDS encoding cyclic nucleotide-binding domain-containing protein: protein MVEIFSEKIDKRIAERKAGEFIGEMALLMGIPRSASIRTLEDTTLFVVNRDNLQKLLSNYPQLAEQISVEISKRRESLENMGILPDKIDSEQTVLNWVRKRLNAIFEL, encoded by the coding sequence ATGGTAGAAATATTCTCCGAAAAAATTGATAAACGTATTGCGGAAAGAAAAGCTGGGGAATTTATCGGTGAAATGGCTTTATTAATGGGAATTCCTCGCTCTGCTAGTATCCGAACTTTAGAAGATACTACCTTGTTTGTAGTCAATCGCGATAATTTACAAAAACTGCTATCCAACTACCCTCAATTAGCAGAGCAAATTTCTGTCGAAATATCTAAGCGTAGGGAATCTTTAGAAAATATGGGTATATTACCAGATAAAATTGATTCAGAACAAACTGTTTTAAATTGGGTTCGTAAACGACTCAATGCTATTTTTGAACTGTAA
- a CDS encoding mechanosensitive ion channel family protein: MILNPVRFLLKLFLVEEIEPVIESEISLTAIIQQWLLEKLQQVWRFTNKTFNLKLFELEDKPVSLASLSKLILFAFIAYLVARFLREFIRRTLLVRFGFDRGTLEAVASVIGYLLTGLGFLIVLEISGINLSSLTVIAGVLGIGVGFGFQQLAANFISGITLLFEQPIKVGDLILIDDLLGIVEKISIRSTAIKLLNGTFVIIPNSDFIQNKIINLSYGKSKCPVEVNIELVYGNDTTLVTEAMLAAARQQNNILSEPPPKVLFKKFASTLKFKLVAWINYLIIEKYVGCVVAERNAPSGIGSGALG, translated from the coding sequence TTGATTTTAAACCCAGTAAGATTTTTATTAAAGTTGTTTTTAGTAGAAGAAATTGAACCAGTTATCGAAAGCGAAATCTCACTGACTGCAATTATTCAGCAATGGTTGCTTGAAAAACTGCAACAAGTATGGCGATTTACTAACAAAACTTTTAACCTTAAATTATTTGAACTAGAAGATAAACCTGTTTCTCTAGCTTCTCTATCAAAGCTGATTCTATTCGCTTTTATTGCTTATTTAGTTGCTAGATTCTTACGTGAGTTTATTCGACGAACTTTATTAGTTAGATTTGGTTTTGATAGAGGAACTTTAGAAGCTGTTGCCTCTGTAATCGGTTATTTATTAACTGGACTTGGATTTCTGATTGTATTAGAGATTTCGGGAATAAATCTCAGTTCTTTGACTGTAATTGCTGGTGTATTAGGAATTGGAGTCGGATTCGGTTTTCAACAGCTTGCTGCTAACTTTATCAGCGGAATTACGCTTCTATTTGAACAGCCGATAAAAGTTGGCGATCTAATTCTAATAGATGATTTATTAGGAATAGTTGAGAAAATTTCAATTCGTTCTACAGCAATAAAATTGCTAAATGGTACCTTCGTAATTATTCCTAACTCTGATTTTATTCAAAATAAAATTATCAATTTGAGCTATGGGAAAAGTAAATGCCCCGTAGAAGTAAATATAGAATTAGTATATGGAAACGATACAACTTTAGTCACAGAAGCAATGTTAGCAGCGGCTCGCCAGCAGAATAATATTCTATCAGAGCCACCACCAAAAGTATTGTTCAAAAAATTTGCCAGCACCTTAAAATTCAAGTTAGTAGCTTGGATAAACTATTTGATTATTGAAAAATACGTAGGGTGTGTTGTCGCGGAGCGCAACGCACCATCGGGTATTGGTTCCGGTGCGTTAGGCTAA
- a CDS encoding ATP-binding protein — protein sequence MVAEKIENQSVNGKNKGFFDKIARLRNRIPLRTVLVVPFVLQIFGTVALVEYLSFKNSQQAVSDVVSQLRSEISDRIKLHLSDYLETPHVINQSNLKSYQIGILNIDNQDALSRHFWKQKQVYDVNAVYFGNNKGGYVGAEPGNKIAITKDFTVGDFLFYSSDAQGFKVGTPKLVRNDYNSLMRPWYKAAATKKSPTWSEIYTYSDGTDVAIAAATPVYSNNELQGVLSVDLSLNQINNFLRAFKVGKSGRTFIIERNGKIVASSTTEKTYFKDGNDFKRLNYSESSSPLVKESIEFLKQEFNDLSNIETTQQLEFNIEKELQYLQVTPFKDEYGLDWLIVVVIPEADFIAGINANQRNTILLSLLALAIAIVIGIITARRISQPVSRLNQAVKKIAEGNWEGTETVKGSRISEVGELANSFNTMASQLHESFETLEQKNNELERLDKLKDEFLANTSHELRTPLNGMIGLAESMIDGATGEITNLQQKNLLMIANSGHRLLELVNDILDFAKLKNQGLELQQKAVGIHSLVDVVLTFSQSLVGKKELQLINSVPDNLPLAYADEHRLEQILFNIIGNSIKFTESGRVEVVASEDKGKLTITISDTGIGIPPEKHEKIFESFEQADGSTSREYGGTGLGLAVTKQLVELHGGTIWVDSEVGKGSSFSFTLPVINTKIQPEKIKAESKNSRESNQRRKLKLSKKTAQINQASANNIASVSNNKEKVANISKNSKYNILIVDDEPVNLQVLNNHLSLQKYRVTQASSGAEALEIIENGDKVDLMLLDIMMPKMSGYKVCAKLREKYAPHQLPVVMLTAKNQVTNIVTGFKFGANDYLTKPFHKDELLTRIKSHLKLSQTSKSYGRFVPHEYLKFLSKDSIIDVELGDHVSKEMAVMFSDIRSFTTISESMTPQENFDFVNNYLRQVSPIIRDNTGFIVKYLGDGMMAVFPKGADDAVRAGIGKLKKVESQNIRRIENNQKPIKVGIGVHFGHMMVGMVGETARMQGDAFSDNVNLTARLESLTKFYGVSLVISEQALAHLTNPEKYQMRF from the coding sequence ATGGTTGCAGAAAAAATTGAAAATCAGTCAGTCAATGGAAAAAATAAAGGTTTCTTTGATAAGATAGCTAGATTGAGAAATAGGATTCCTTTACGTACCGTATTAGTCGTTCCATTCGTATTACAAATTTTTGGCACTGTAGCATTAGTAGAGTATCTTTCTTTTAAAAATTCTCAACAAGCAGTAAGTGATGTTGTTTCTCAATTACGGAGCGAAATTAGCGATCGCATCAAGCTACATCTAAGCGATTATCTAGAAACACCACATGTAATTAATCAAAGCAATCTTAAATCATACCAGATAGGTATATTGAATATCGATAATCAAGATGCACTTTCGAGGCATTTTTGGAAGCAGAAGCAAGTATATGATGTTAATGCTGTTTATTTTGGTAATAACAAAGGTGGATATGTTGGTGCAGAGCCAGGTAACAAAATTGCAATAACTAAAGATTTTACTGTAGGTGATTTTCTATTTTACAGTAGCGATGCTCAAGGTTTTAAGGTCGGTACTCCAAAGCTAGTTAGAAACGATTATAATTCTTTAATGAGACCTTGGTATAAAGCTGCTGCTACTAAGAAAAGCCCGACTTGGAGCGAAATTTATACATATAGTGATGGTACCGATGTTGCTATAGCGGCTGCAACTCCTGTTTATAGCAATAACGAATTGCAAGGGGTTTTATCTGTTGATTTATCCTTAAATCAAATTAATAATTTTTTACGTGCTTTCAAAGTCGGAAAGTCTGGCAGAACTTTTATTATTGAGCGTAATGGAAAAATAGTTGCTTCTTCTACTACAGAGAAGACATATTTTAAAGATGGAAATGATTTTAAGCGTTTAAATTATAGCGAGAGTTCTTCACCTTTAGTTAAAGAATCTATAGAATTTCTGAAACAAGAATTTAATGATTTAAGTAATATAGAAACGACTCAACAGTTAGAATTTAATATAGAAAAAGAACTTCAATATTTACAGGTAACGCCATTTAAAGATGAATATGGCTTAGATTGGTTGATTGTTGTTGTGATTCCCGAAGCCGATTTTATAGCAGGAATTAATGCTAATCAACGCAATACAATTTTATTATCGTTACTGGCTTTAGCTATAGCTATAGTAATTGGTATCATTACCGCAAGAAGAATTTCTCAGCCAGTTTCACGTCTCAATCAGGCAGTAAAAAAGATTGCTGAAGGGAATTGGGAAGGAACGGAAACTGTAAAAGGTTCGCGGATATCGGAAGTAGGAGAGCTAGCAAACTCTTTTAACACGATGGCTTCTCAACTGCATGAATCTTTTGAAACTTTAGAACAAAAGAATAACGAATTAGAACGACTAGATAAATTGAAAGATGAATTCTTAGCTAATACTTCCCACGAATTAAGAACTCCTCTCAACGGTATGATTGGTTTAGCAGAATCGATGATTGATGGTGCTACGGGAGAGATAACTAATTTACAGCAGAAAAATCTGCTGATGATTGCTAATAGCGGACATAGATTATTAGAATTGGTTAATGATATTTTGGACTTTGCGAAACTAAAAAATCAAGGTTTAGAGCTTCAGCAAAAAGCTGTAGGAATACACTCTCTAGTTGATGTTGTATTAACTTTTAGCCAATCTTTAGTGGGCAAAAAAGAATTACAGTTAATTAATTCGGTACCAGATAATTTACCTTTAGCTTACGCCGACGAACACCGTTTGGAGCAAATATTATTTAATATTATCGGTAACTCAATTAAGTTTACTGAAAGCGGAAGAGTAGAAGTTGTTGCATCTGAAGATAAAGGAAAATTAACAATTACAATTTCAGATACGGGAATCGGTATTCCTCCGGAAAAACACGAAAAGATATTTGAATCATTTGAACAAGCAGATGGCTCAACTTCGCGAGAATACGGTGGCACTGGTTTGGGTTTAGCAGTTACAAAACAGTTAGTTGAACTCCACGGTGGAACAATTTGGGTAGATTCTGAAGTTGGTAAAGGTTCGAGTTTTAGTTTTACTTTACCCGTAATAAATACAAAAATTCAACCAGAGAAGATTAAAGCAGAAAGTAAAAATTCGCGAGAATCAAATCAACGAAGAAAATTAAAATTATCTAAAAAAACTGCCCAGATTAATCAAGCATCAGCTAACAATATTGCTTCTGTTTCTAATAATAAAGAAAAGGTTGCAAATATATCTAAAAATAGCAAGTATAATATATTAATTGTCGATGACGAACCAGTAAATTTGCAGGTATTGAATAATCATTTGTCTCTACAAAAATATAGAGTTACTCAAGCGTCGAGCGGTGCAGAAGCTTTAGAAATCATTGAAAACGGCGATAAGGTTGACTTAATGTTGCTTGATATCATGATGCCGAAAATGTCTGGTTATAAAGTATGTGCCAAGTTAAGAGAAAAATATGCACCGCATCAATTACCTGTTGTGATGTTAACAGCAAAAAATCAAGTAACGAATATAGTTACCGGGTTTAAATTTGGCGCAAATGATTATCTTACTAAACCCTTTCATAAAGATGAATTACTAACTAGAATAAAATCTCACCTCAAGCTATCTCAAACTAGTAAATCCTACGGTAGATTTGTTCCCCACGAATACCTAAAATTCTTAAGTAAAGACAGCATTATTGATGTAGAATTAGGCGACCATGTAAGTAAAGAGATGGCGGTAATGTTCTCGGATATTCGCTCATTTACGACTATTTCTGAGAGCATGACACCCCAAGAAAATTTCGATTTTGTAAATAATTATCTACGTCAAGTATCTCCGATAATTCGGGATAATACTGGGTTTATTGTCAAGTATCTTGGGGATGGGATGATGGCAGTTTTCCCCAAGGGTGCCGATGATGCAGTTAGAGCAGGTATCGGTAAATTAAAGAAAGTTGAATCACAAAATATTCGCAGAATCGAGAACAATCAAAAACCGATAAAAGTCGGAATTGGGGTGCATTTCGGTCATATGATGGTGGGAATGGTAGGAGAAACCGCCAGAATGCAGGGTGATGCTTTTTCCGATAACGTCAATTTAACCGCACGTTTAGAAAGTTTGACTAAGTTTTACGGAGTTTCTTTAGTCATAAGCGAACAAGCTTTAGCACATTTAACTAACCCTGAAAAATATCAAATGCGGTTTTAG
- a CDS encoding ATP-binding protein, with amino-acid sequence MVVDKLGSQLKNEQKRGFFQKLGISRNRLPLRSVLIIPFVLQIFGTVGLVGYLSFKNSQEAVYEVVSELRNEISNRIEIHLKNHLESPHLINANNQQTLRIGMLSLEQPDTIARQFWQQMQVFKNVNVVFIGKEDGGYIGVDSRNKITATKNFQAGQLLIYNTEGRGRRFGIPELGNPNYDARLRPWYTKIKNQKRPQWSDIYTYNDGSNIAIAAARPFYNNGEFAGVLAADISLKQISEFLREVKVGKTGKTFIIERNGKIVASSTDEKIYYQKKDKIKRLSASNSNSPLVSKSVNFLNKKFGNLNNIKKTQQLQFDIKGERHFLQVTTFKDRYGLDWLILVVVPEADFMAQINENQRNTLLFCLLALIITIIIGIITARRIAQPIARLNNAAKDITEGTWEGTETVKGSRISEVGELANSFKMMAHQLHESFETLEDKNSELERLDKLKDEFLANTSHELRTPLNGMIGIAESMVDGATGEISSPQQQNLVMIANSGHRLLELVNDILDFAKLKNQNIELQQKAVGIYSLVSVVLSFSQSLVGGKDLKLVNSIPNNLPLAYADEQRLEQILFNIIGNSIKFTESGKVEVFAFEDKGKLTIRISDTGIGIPPEKHEKIFESFEQADGSTAREYGGTGLGLAVTKQLVELHGGEIWVDSEVGKGSSFSFTLPVVDNKFSQNKPENKKIEELNQQPKYKTFGKTFKTQKVKLNNITPLSTESAENIHKISLRNSKYHILIVDDEPVNLQVLNNHLSLHKYRVTQALNGREALNIVDKEEKIDLILLDIMMPKMSGYEVCAALREKYPAHQLPVIMLTAKNQVTDIVTGFKFGANDYLTKPFHKDELLTRIKSHLKLSQTSKSYGRFVPHEYLKFLSKDSIIDVELGDHVSKEMAVMFSDIRSFTTISESMTPQENFDFVNNYLRQVSPIIRDNTGFIVKYLGDGMMAVFPKGADDAVRAGIGKLKKVESQNIRRIENNQKPIKVGIGVHFGHMMVGMVGETARMQGDAFSDNVNLTARLESLTKFYGVSLVISEQALAHLTNPEKYQMRFLDRVIVKGKSEPIAIYEILDGEVEEVRNLKLETLSDFENGLENYRCGDCVKAKEYFEKVLEINPEDKAAALYLERVEELNCNGIPQNWCGVWAMTKK; translated from the coding sequence ATGGTTGTAGATAAATTAGGTAGTCAACTAAAGAATGAACAAAAAAGGGGATTTTTTCAGAAGTTAGGCATATCGAGAAATCGTTTACCTTTACGTAGTGTATTGATTATTCCATTTGTATTGCAGATTTTTGGAACAGTGGGATTAGTCGGATATCTTTCTTTTAAAAATTCCCAAGAAGCAGTATATGAAGTTGTCTCGGAATTGCGGAATGAAATCAGTAACCGTATTGAAATACACCTTAAAAATCATTTAGAATCCCCGCATCTAATTAATGCAAATAACCAACAAACGCTGCGAATTGGCATGTTGAGCTTGGAGCAGCCAGATACAATCGCACGTCAATTCTGGCAGCAAATGCAGGTATTTAAGAATGTTAATGTAGTTTTTATTGGTAAGGAAGATGGTGGATATATTGGTGTAGATTCAAGAAATAAGATTACTGCTACTAAAAATTTTCAAGCCGGTCAACTACTAATTTATAATACTGAAGGTAGAGGTAGACGTTTTGGTATACCGGAATTAGGTAATCCCAATTACGATGCTCGTTTAAGACCTTGGTATACAAAAATTAAAAACCAAAAACGTCCTCAGTGGAGCGATATTTATACATATAACGATGGTAGCAATATTGCGATCGCGGCTGCTCGTCCGTTTTATAATAATGGTGAATTTGCAGGCGTACTAGCTGCGGATATATCTTTAAAGCAAATTAGTGAATTTTTGCGTGAGGTAAAAGTTGGTAAAACAGGTAAAACTTTTATCATCGAACGTAATGGCAAAATAGTTGCTTCTTCAACTGATGAGAAAATATATTATCAAAAAAAAGACAAAATAAAACGTTTAAGTGCTAGCAATAGTAATTCCCCTTTGGTGAGTAAATCTGTTAATTTTCTTAATAAAAAATTTGGTAATTTAAACAATATTAAAAAAACTCAGCAGTTACAATTTGACATCAAAGGGGAACGTCATTTTTTACAGGTAACAACATTTAAAGATAGATATGGTTTAGATTGGTTAATTTTGGTTGTTGTTCCCGAAGCCGATTTCATGGCACAGATTAATGAAAATCAGCGCAATACATTATTATTCTGCTTGTTAGCTTTAATCATTACTATTATTATTGGTATTATTACAGCCCGTAGGATTGCTCAACCAATTGCACGCCTCAATAATGCAGCTAAAGATATTACAGAAGGGACTTGGGAAGGAACGGAAACTGTAAAAGGTTCGCGCATATCGGAAGTAGGAGAATTAGCAAACTCTTTTAAGATGATGGCTCATCAACTACATGAATCTTTTGAAACTTTAGAAGATAAAAATAGCGAATTAGAACGACTGGATAAATTAAAAGATGAGTTTTTAGCTAATACTTCCCACGAATTAAGAACTCCTCTCAACGGTATGATTGGGATAGCAGAGTCAATGGTTGATGGTGCTACGGGAGAAATTAGTTCGCCACAGCAACAAAATCTAGTGATGATTGCTAACAGCGGACATAGATTACTAGAACTAGTTAACGATATTTTAGATTTTGCGAAACTCAAAAATCAAAATATTGAACTTCAGCAAAAAGCCGTTGGAATATATTCATTAGTTAGTGTAGTATTAAGTTTCAGCCAATCTTTAGTCGGCGGCAAAGATTTAAAGTTAGTGAATTCGATACCCAATAATTTACCTCTTGCTTATGCTGACGAACAACGATTAGAGCAAATATTATTCAATATTATCGGAAACTCAATTAAGTTTACTGAAAGCGGAAAAGTAGAAGTTTTTGCATTTGAAGATAAAGGAAAACTAACTATTAGAATTTCAGATACGGGAATCGGTATTCCTCCTGAAAAACACGAAAAAATATTTGAATCGTTTGAACAAGCTGATGGTTCAACAGCGCGAGAGTATGGTGGAACTGGTTTGGGTTTAGCAGTCACAAAGCAATTAGTTGAACTACACGGTGGTGAAATTTGGGTAGATTCTGAAGTTGGTAAAGGTTCGAGTTTTAGTTTTACTTTACCCGTTGTAGATAACAAATTTAGTCAAAATAAACCAGAGAATAAAAAGATAGAGGAATTAAATCAACAGCCAAAATATAAGACATTTGGAAAAACTTTTAAAACGCAGAAGGTTAAATTAAACAATATTACTCCCCTCTCTACAGAATCTGCTGAAAATATTCACAAAATATCTTTAAGGAACAGTAAATACCATATATTAATTGTTGATGACGAACCAGTAAACTTACAGGTATTAAACAATCATTTGTCGCTGCATAAATATAGAGTTACTCAAGCATTAAACGGTCGAGAAGCTTTAAACATAGTAGATAAAGAAGAAAAAATTGACTTAATATTACTAGACATTATGATGCCAAAAATGTCTGGTTATGAAGTCTGTGCTGCATTACGGGAAAAATATCCAGCCCATCAATTACCGGTAATCATGTTAACAGCAAAAAATCAAGTTACTGATATAGTTACCGGGTTTAAATTTGGCGCAAATGATTATCTTACTAAACCCTTTCATAAAGATGAATTACTAACTAGAATAAAATCTCACCTCAAGCTATCTCAAACTAGTAAATCCTACGGTAGATTTGTTCCCCACGAATACCTAAAGTTCTTAAGTAAAGACAGCATTATTGATGTAGAATTAGGCGACCATGTAAGTAAAGAAATGGCGGTAATGTTCTCGGATATTCGCTCATTTACGACTATTTCTGAGAGCATGACACCCCAAGAAAATTTCGATTTTGTAAATAATTATCTACGTCAAGTATCTCCGATAATTCGGGATAATACTGGGTTTATTGTCAAGTATCTTGGGGATGGGATGATGGCAGTTTTCCCCAAGGGTGCCGATGATGCAGTTAGAGCAGGTATCGGTAAATTAAAGAAAGTTGAATCACAAAATATTCGCAGAATCGAGAACAATCAAAAACCGATAAAAGTCGGAATTGGGGTGCATTTCGGTCATATGATGGTGGGAATGGTAGGAGAAACCGCCAGAATGCAGGGTGATGCTTTTTCCGATAACGTCAATTTAACCGCACGTTTAGAAAGTTTGACTAAGTTTTACGGAGTTTCTTTAGTCATAAGCGAACAAGCTTTAGCACATTTAACTAACCCTGAAAAATATCAAATGCGGTTTTTAGATAGGGTTATAGTCAAAGGAAAAAGCGAACCGATAGCGATATACGAAATATTGGATGGAGAAGTAGAAGAAGTTCGTAATTTGAAGTTAGAAACTCTTAGTGATTTTGAAAATGGCTTAGAAAATTATCGCTGTGGAGATTGCGTCAAAGCTAAAGAGTATTTTGAAAAAGTATTAGAAATTAACCCAGAAGATAAAGCCGCAGCACTATATCTAGAAAGAGTCGAAGAATTGAATTGTAACGGAATTCCTCAAAATTGGTGTGGTGTTTGGGCTATGACGAAGAAGTGA